The genomic segment TCGCTGATCAAAGGAACTGCTTTCCGGTGCTTTGGAAGATCAATGACACGGTCAAAACGAGTATCTCCGGCCAGCCCGGCATTACGGATACCATACTCTTTCAGCAACCGGACACTCTCTTCATTCTGTACAAAAAAATACGTCACATAACTTAAAATCTTCCTGAAAAACGCGCCATAATCCTGAAAAAATATTTGCTCCGGTCTAAAAATAGCCGCAATCAGGAATAGAGGTATCCCGCGTCGGTGCAATCCTTCAAAATAATAATACCAATATTCGTATTTCGTAAAAACGGCAAAAGTGGGATTGACAAGCTCCAAAAATAGCGTGGCATTGTCAGCGTTATCATAAGGCAGATAGAAAACATAATCCGCCAGATTGGTATTTTTCCGGATTTCGTAGCCCGAAGGAGAGTAAAATGTTACAATGATTTTATGGTCACCATAATTATTTTTTACACACTCCAGCACGGGTCTTCCCTGTTCAAATTCTCCCAGGGAAGCAAAGTGAAACCAGATATGTTTTTGCGTTGGGTCAACCGTTTGTTTCATCCGAAAATACCATTCTCTGCGACCCTCGACCATGAGGCGGGCTTTGGCATGAAAAGGAGCCAACATACGCAATAAGAGTCCATATAGAGAGATTCCAATCGAATAAAGCAAACGCATGTTTTTAAAATAATGTTTATCTTAGTCAAAGATATTAAACCCATTTCATTAAAAGGAAGCATTGAGTGGAAAATAAACATCGTAAACGGATTTTGATCACGGGAGCAGCCGGCTTCCTCGGCTCCCACCTCTGCGACCGTTTTATTGCTGAAGACTATGAGGTGATTGGCATGGATAACCTGATCACAGGTGATCTTCAGAATATCGCACATTTATTCAAACTCGAAAATTTTGACTTTTATCATCACGATGTGTCCAAATTTGTGCACATCCCGGGGCCGCTGGATTATATCCTGCATTTCGCATCCCCCGCAAGTCCGGTAGACTACCTCAAGATCCCGATTCAAACCCTCAAAGTAGGTTCGTTAGGTACTCACAACCTCCTTGGCCTGGCCAGAGCAAAGCAAGCCCGCATATTGGTGGCCTCTACCTCGGAAGTCTATGGGGATCCCTTGATTTCTCCACAATCGGAAGACTATTGGGGAAATGTAAATCCCGTGGGCCCCAGAGGGGTATATGATGAGGCAAAACGATTTCAGGAAGCTATTACCATGGCTTATCACAATGCACATGGGCTTGACACGCGGATTGTAAGAATATTCAATACTTTTGGCCCGAGAATGCGCCTCAACGATGGCCGTGCTGTCCCGACTTTCATTGCGCAGGCCATCCGCGGTCAAGACATTAGCATATTTGGCGATGGGCTTCAGACGCGCTCATTCTGTTATATCGACGATCAGGTGGAAGGGATTTACCGTGTACTGCATTCCGACTGCGTAAACCCCATCAATATTGGCAATCCGGACGAAATATCACTCGTGCAACTTGCAAAGGAAATTTTGGAATTGACAGGCAGTCCAAGTAAAATCAGCTACCAGCCATTGCCCGTGGATGATCCAAAACAACGAAAGCCGGACATCAGCCTGGCGAAGGCTAAATTGAACTGGCAGCCGCAGGTAGGTCGAAAATCAGGCCTGCAAAAAACTATTGATTTTTACCGAAAATTGCCTTTGGATATCTTATCAGATAAAGACTTTACTTACTATAATCAACAATAATGAACAAAAAAATATTAGTCACAGGAGGAACAGGCTATATTGGTTCGCACACCGTTGTCGAACTTCACCAGGCGGGATATATTCCCGTAATCATCGATGATCTTTCGAATTCAAACATTAAAATCTTGGATCAGATCGAAAAGATCATCGGGATAAAACCCGAATTTCACCAGTTCGATCTTTGTGATACCGCCAAGGTCAATGAATTTGTCAAAAATAATAGCGACATCTCGGGAATTATCCACTTTGCCGCTTCTAAGGCAGTTGGAGAATCTGTACAGAACCCCTTAAAGTACTATCACAACAACTTCTTCTCCTTAATCAATCTTTTGGAAGCATACCGCAGCAGACCGATCAACTTTGTATTCTCTTCAAGCTGCACGGTATATGGAGAACCGGACCGTCTTCCGGTAGACGAAACTGCTCCAGTCAAAAAGGCAGCATCTCCTTATGGTAATACAAAGCAAATTGCAGAAGAGATCCTGGAAGAAACAGCGGCAGCATACGACAACTATAATATTATCGCATTGCGCTATTTTAATCCTGTAGGTGCTCACGAGTCCGCACTGATCGGTGAACTGCCAAACGGCGTGCCGCAGAATTTACTGCCGTTTATCACGCAGACGGCCATCGGAAAAAGAGAAAAATTGACGGTATTCGGAGCCGATTACGACACGCCGGATGGCTCATGCGTCCGCGACTATATCCACGTCGTCGATCTGGCAAAAGCTCATGTCGCCGCTATCAGATTATTGGAACAAGGCAATCCAAACGGCAAATACGACGTGTTCAACGTGGGTACAGGCAATGGATACTCTGTACTGGAAGCGATCAAAGCCTTCGAAAAGGCATCAGGCCAGAAGCTGAATTATGAAATCGGCCCGCGACGTGATGGTGACATCATCAAAGTGTATGGCGATGTAACGAAGTCAGCTCAGCAGCTGCACTGGAAGGCTGCACTAGGCATTGATGAAATGATGGCCTCAGCCTGGGCCTGGGAAAAGTACCTAAAGGAAAATCCGCTGGATTAATCGATCCGACCGACATTTTTGAAGCGGATAGAAAAGCGTATATTATCTACTCACGATAATATACGCTCCTTTAAACTGCTATCAGTCCAATATAAACTCCTATCAGTCTATCATAGACTCCTGACAGTTTATCACAAACACAGAGCAGTCTACTTTCAGCTGCAACAAATTTACAGCATACTGCTATAGGGCTACACCAAACTCCCAGCAGTATACTGTCAACTTATTACACTTTACCTTAAACGAACGACAGCTTGATATAAACTCAGTGCATAAGCACATAAACAGCTGGCAGTTTAACCTAGTATACGTAAACTTTACCCTAGACTGAGGATATTTCGATATAAACTCCTCCTTGGTTATCGTAAACCATAGGGAGTTCTGAACAAACTGCTATCTGTTCATAACAGACTGATCACAGTTTAAGGTCCGATCTAACAGCATCGTCCTATCGTCTGCTTGGTCAACTGCTCCGCTTCCGCATGTTTATGGAATAACATCCCCAGCGGGCAAAAGAGAACAAGAAGTTCATTTACGGGATCATACGACAAGGCCCTCGGGCAAAAGATTATGAATTGGCAATGGCTTGAGTGAAAGATTGCGGTGTGGCATCCAAGTGACCAAGAGATAAAATGGCCTAAACAAGCTCTTTATCCGAAATGTACTCCATTAATAATCCTGCCTGCTCTCCGAGTTTCTTTTTTAAGCGTTGCATCGATTTCTTAATCGCATCTGGGGTGACGCCAAGGACATTGGCCACCTCTCTGTTATTTAGCCCCAATTTCATTAGCACAATCACCCGAAGATTGGATTCGGTAATATCAGGAAACTTACCCTGAATATCCTGTAGCAAATGCGGGAACTCTCTTGCCAGCAATAGCTTAAATTGTTGCCACTTCTCTTCTGTGATGAGATGGGAGTGCAACAGTGATTTCAGCTCATCCCGATCTTTGGCACTGCTCTCCCCGATTTCCTCCAGCATGGAGGACAACAGATTGATCTGTTCGTTGTTCCGCTTCAGATAAACCATATATTCCTCCACCTGACTTTTAGAACTGACCAGTTCTTTATCCAGCTTGGCTTTCGTATACTTTAAATGAAGCAGCTGATATTCATACTCACGCAAGCGCTTTTTGGAGCGGTAACGGAAAGCTTGATAAATAAAAAAGAACAGGGCTAATACAAAAAGACTTAACATAACCCACACTCTTTTCTCCGCTTGTTTTTTCTTGACCAGAGCCTGAGCCAATGAAAGCTTATAGGCGTATTTCTGTTTATCAGCCATGAATTTCAACTGGGACAATACCGGGTCTCCATCCAAAAATCGCAGGGAATCCTGAAGGCGATCGATCCTGCGCCGCGCTTGGAGCTCCTTTCGTGCATCGCCGTCCTGTAACGCCAGACGTAGTTTATACCCCTCCAGCTCGAGGATCGTCTTTTTATCATCCGATCCCGTCAAGAGGTCTTCCGCTTCATCAAGCATATGAGGTATTCCCTTATTATCCCCCATCGAAATGTATAGACGGATACGGGCCATCAGAGCGTAAACGCTGTTCTTATTGTTGCCCAAAGCCCTGGAGATCGCCAGATCCTGCTCTAACAACGCCAACGCCCTCCGGTAATCTTTTCTACCTTCAAAGACCTTGGCCTGATTGCCCAAAATCTTGGCATATCGGAGAGAATCTCTCACGGAAAGCGCCAAATCCCGGGCAAACACAAAATGCTTCATTGCCTGTGCGGTATCTCCCCCGCTTTTTAGCGTCAAAAGACCTAAATTGTCCAAAATGGCAGCCTTCAGCCGCGACGGTACTCCTGCTTGCTGTGCCCCAAGCTTCAAGTATTTGATTCCGGTTGCATAATCTCCCAAGGTCCCAAAGAAATATCCTAACTTCTTATACGTTTGTGTCAGATCCAGCACCAGATCTTTGGGTATATCCTCTAATGCCTTTTCACTTTCCAACATAAAAGGAAGGGCTTCAGAAGCTTTTAAGCATCTGTACAGATAAAAACCATACATCACTTTTACCCAAGCTTTCACATTTTGATAGCTGTAATCCTTCTCGAGATCAAGTGCTTTTAGATAATATTTATCACTGAAATTATTCCTGGTATCTTCTACTTCAAACGACTGGTCAGCCAACAGGCAGTAATAAATGGCCAGCAAGGCCTTGTCATTTTTCCGTATGGCCTGATCAAAATAGGGCGTAAGGTACCGCGTCAAAGCCGAACTGGAAACTTGATGCTGCTGCGCCTCCTGAATAATGCGTTCATAAAAATTGCGTTCTTCTACCGAGCTATTGGTACCTATTAGATCCATT from the Sphingobacterium thalpophilum genome contains:
- a CDS encoding helix-turn-helix transcriptional regulator — its product is MDLIGTNSSVEERNFYERIIQEAQQHQVSSSALTRYLTPYFDQAIRKNDKALLAIYYCLLADQSFEVEDTRNNFSDKYYLKALDLEKDYSYQNVKAWVKVMYGFYLYRCLKASEALPFMLESEKALEDIPKDLVLDLTQTYKKLGYFFGTLGDYATGIKYLKLGAQQAGVPSRLKAAILDNLGLLTLKSGGDTAQAMKHFVFARDLALSVRDSLRYAKILGNQAKVFEGRKDYRRALALLEQDLAISRALGNNKNSVYALMARIRLYISMGDNKGIPHMLDEAEDLLTGSDDKKTILELEGYKLRLALQDGDARKELQARRRIDRLQDSLRFLDGDPVLSQLKFMADKQKYAYKLSLAQALVKKKQAEKRVWVMLSLFVLALFFFIYQAFRYRSKKRLREYEYQLLHLKYTKAKLDKELVSSKSQVEEYMVYLKRNNEQINLLSSMLEEIGESSAKDRDELKSLLHSHLITEEKWQQFKLLLAREFPHLLQDIQGKFPDITESNLRVIVLMKLGLNNREVANVLGVTPDAIKKSMQRLKKKLGEQAGLLMEYISDKELV
- a CDS encoding UDP-glucuronic acid decarboxylase family protein, producing MENKHRKRILITGAAGFLGSHLCDRFIAEDYEVIGMDNLITGDLQNIAHLFKLENFDFYHHDVSKFVHIPGPLDYILHFASPASPVDYLKIPIQTLKVGSLGTHNLLGLARAKQARILVASTSEVYGDPLISPQSEDYWGNVNPVGPRGVYDEAKRFQEAITMAYHNAHGLDTRIVRIFNTFGPRMRLNDGRAVPTFIAQAIRGQDISIFGDGLQTRSFCYIDDQVEGIYRVLHSDCVNPINIGNPDEISLVQLAKEILELTGSPSKISYQPLPVDDPKQRKPDISLAKAKLNWQPQVGRKSGLQKTIDFYRKLPLDILSDKDFTYYNQQ
- a CDS encoding 3-deoxy-D-manno-octulosonic acid transferase; translation: MRLLYSIGISLYGLLLRMLAPFHAKARLMVEGRREWYFRMKQTVDPTQKHIWFHFASLGEFEQGRPVLECVKNNYGDHKIIVTFYSPSGYEIRKNTNLADYVFYLPYDNADNATLFLELVNPTFAVFTKYEYWYYYFEGLHRRGIPLFLIAAIFRPEQIFFQDYGAFFRKILSYVTYFFVQNEESVRLLKEYGIRNAGLAGDTRFDRVIDLPKHRKAVPLISDFVETSPTLVAGSTWPEDEKLLKELLGQFTGYKLILAPHEVDEAHVSSVMTLWPEALRFSKIHTYSKDTLRGAKVLVIDNIGLLSSLYGYGQIAYIGGGFGAGIHNTLEAATYGIPVLFGPNYKKFQEAKDLIELGGGFSFTGAEGLKKAFTSLQDPSRLNDAAASARQYVQQKAGATPIIMKYLKNAIGQR
- the galE gene encoding UDP-glucose 4-epimerase GalE, with the translated sequence MNKKILVTGGTGYIGSHTVVELHQAGYIPVIIDDLSNSNIKILDQIEKIIGIKPEFHQFDLCDTAKVNEFVKNNSDISGIIHFAASKAVGESVQNPLKYYHNNFFSLINLLEAYRSRPINFVFSSSCTVYGEPDRLPVDETAPVKKAASPYGNTKQIAEEILEETAAAYDNYNIIALRYFNPVGAHESALIGELPNGVPQNLLPFITQTAIGKREKLTVFGADYDTPDGSCVRDYIHVVDLAKAHVAAIRLLEQGNPNGKYDVFNVGTGNGYSVLEAIKAFEKASGQKLNYEIGPRRDGDIIKVYGDVTKSAQQLHWKAALGIDEMMASAWAWEKYLKENPLD